A part of Desulfoplanes formicivorans genomic DNA contains:
- a CDS encoding HD domain-containing protein: MGDLSRVADFLLEAGMLRKTPRTGYQFLGTGQENVAEHSFRTAVIGYVLAKRMKADVGRTVCLCLFHDLHEARIGDFNYVNRIYNTCDVEKALHHATEGTGLEEEMLDQWKELEGVETVEACIAQDADQLDFILNLKEEADLGNRFAAKWLKGALPRLRTQEARELADAIMRAEIDRWWFDRPDKTWWSRGNGHHSS, encoded by the coding sequence ATGGGAGATCTTTCCCGGGTTGCGGATTTTCTGTTGGAAGCCGGCATGCTCAGGAAGACCCCCAGAACAGGATATCAATTTCTGGGTACCGGGCAGGAAAACGTGGCAGAACATTCCTTCAGGACTGCGGTGATCGGGTATGTCCTGGCCAAGCGCATGAAGGCGGATGTGGGGCGCACGGTGTGCTTGTGCCTGTTCCACGATCTGCACGAGGCCCGGATTGGTGATTTCAACTACGTCAACCGCATCTACAATACCTGTGATGTGGAAAAGGCCCTGCATCATGCCACTGAAGGGACCGGGCTTGAGGAGGAGATGCTTGACCAGTGGAAGGAGCTGGAAGGTGTGGAAACCGTGGAGGCCTGTATTGCCCAGGACGCGGATCAGCTGGATTTCATCCTCAATCTGAAGGAAGAGGCGGATCTGGGGAACCGGTTTGCAGCCAAATGGCTCAAGGGAGCCCTGCCTCGTTTGCGTACCCAGGAAGCCAGGGAACTGGCAGATGCCATCATGCGTGCTGAAATCGACCGATGGTGGTTTGACCGTCCCGACAAGACCTGGTGGTCAAGGGGAAATGGGCATCACTCGTCTTAA